CACGGCCATGCGACCGTAACCTATAAGGGCACGGCCCATCTGGTGGCCGGCAACAATCCATCCGGGTTCGCTCCCAAGAACTACCACTACGTCTTCACCCCTCCGGCCAGCAGCGTTTCCTTGCTTCCGCCGCAAGCGAACGGAAGCCTACGCCTTTCCATGACGAAGGCGGGATGGCGCTTGGAAGGACTGGCTCCGGGAGAGCACCGTCTTGCCATCCTCGATCCCAAGGGCCGGGCGTTGCGGAAAGCGTCTTTCGCGGGCACGGGAATCGACTTGGCCGGCGCGCCCTTCGCGGGCGCCCGCTTCCTCCGCATCGAAGGGCCTGGCGGCGCCGTCGTCAGGGTCTTGCCCCCGGCGCCCTGAAACTTCCTATCCTTTCCGCATGAAGCGCGCCTTCTTTTCCCTCGTACGCATCCCCACCGTTTTCTCATCCATGTCCAACGCCTATGCCGGATGGTGGATCGGCGGCGGGCGCGGACTGGAATGGCCCTTGTGGGCGGGCGTGGCATCCGCGGCCTTGTTCATCATGGCGGGCATGGCCCTCAACGACGTGGCCGATAAGGACGTCGATGCGCGCGAGCGGCCCAATCGCCCCATCCCTTCGGGGGCCATCTCCCTACGCGCAGCCTGGACGTTAAGCTTGGGGATGATGGCCTTGGGACTGGCCATCCTGGCGGTGGCCCATCCTCTCTCCGCCCTGTTCGGGCTTGCCCTATGCGCGGCTATCTTCGCCTATAACTTCTGGCTCAAAGGCGGGCCCTTTGGGCCCGCCGCCATGGGCCTGTGCCGGGCCCTCAACCTTTTCACCGGCATGTCCCTGGCATGGAGCGCCTTCCCCGCGGTCTGGCCGGGTTCCGTAGTCTTAAGCCTCATCTCCTTATGGGCCTATATCGCCCTGGTCACCTACCTGGCGCGCGATGAGGTCGGCGGGAATTCGCGCCGCCGCGCGACCTTGTTCCTGGGCGGACAGGGATCGTGGTTCGCCGCTTGGGCCGCGGCCGGGATCCTATGGTACCGCGCCGAACGGCCGCTGGCCCTTGCCTGGCTGGCCTTGGCGATCTTGCTGCGCGATCCCCTCCGCGATCTTGCGAAAGATCCCTCGCCCAAGCATACGGGCAAGGCGGTGGGCATGCTGCTCCGTTGCGTGCCCCTCGTAGACGTGGTCGCTTTGTTCGCCAACCAGGTTCCCTGGCAATACGCAGCCGCGGGCGCCTTGTGGATCCTGCCCGCCTACGCGGTAGGGAAATGGTTCTATAGCACTTAAGGGTTCAATAGCCCTTATAAGGCGTTAAAGCACCCGGGCATACAGGATTTCATCCGCCACCACGCCGTCCTTCAAAGCGCTTTTCCGCAAACTTCCTTCCGCCACGTAGCCGCACTTTTCCAACACCCGCATCGAAGCCCCATTCCATTCCAGGACATAGGCGGATAAGCGGCGCAGACGGAATTCCCGGAAGGCGTATCCGGTGAAGGCGGCCAGGGCCGCGGTCATGATCCCGCGCCCCCAAAAGGGTTCTCCCAGCCAATAGCCGATTTCCGCCGTGCCCACATGCACGTCGGACCCGGGGATGATCCCGATCCCTCCGGCCAGCGCGCCGCCCTCCGCCACGATGGCGAAGTGCTGGCAGGGTAGCTGCCGCGTTACGGCCCGGATCCAAGCGCGGGCGTCCTTTTTCGCGTAAGGGTGCGGGAAGGCGTCGCGCAGGTTCCGCCAAATCGCCCGGTTATCCGCCAGGCGCGCCAAGGCGCTGACGTCGGAGGGGAGCCAAGGGCGGATGCACCCTCCCGGGAAGTCGATGCCCATCGGCCCAAATCTAACTAAGGGAAAGCCCTACAGTTCCCACCCGATTCTTCCGATGATGATAAGGCAAAACGTCCTTTCTTCGTGAGGCCCATCACGCGCAGGGGTCCCCCCGGTTCCATTTCCACTCAGAGCTAAAGTTTTGATCCGCCCCCTCCGAAAACCCATACTGGAACAGGGAGGCATTCAATGCGCAACGTCAAACAACATCTTATCCACCTCACGGCCGCGGCCGCCGCGGCCATCTCGCTTGCGGCCTGCGGATCCTCGCCGAGATCGGTCGACGACCCCGCGTCCAGCGAGGCCAACGCCACGGTCAAATCGACCATCGTGCTGGGAAAGGTGGGCACGCTTTCCAAGACCTCCGCCATCAACCTGCAGAAACTGATCCTGACCGCCGTTTCCAGCGCGACCCCCCCGGACACCGTGCGCGACACGGCCACGGTCTCGGGTAATTCCCAGGTTACGGTGCTGCGGGTGCTGACCCTGGCCCCTCTCCGCAATTGGACGGTTTCCGCGGTTTCCAAGGACGCCAAGGACTCCATCATCCATCAGGGATCGACTTCCCCCTTCTTCGTGAAGCCCGCCGACACCGCCGAGGTGACCTTGAACCTGACTTCCCGTTTCTCCATGTACCAGGCGAACTTCAATACCCTTCCCGATAGCATCAGCTCGAGCGTCTCGGGCACGGGCAAGGACAAGTTGAACCTGAACCGGGTGACCTTGCTGGTCGACGGCGTAATCAAGGCCGATTCCGTCCTGTCCAGCGGCTTTTTCTCCGGAAACCAGAGCGTTTCGGTCTTCTGGGATTACATCGCCCCGGGCAGCCATACCGTCACCCTGGAAGCGTACGGCGTGCTCCACACCTACTCCGGCAAGCTGTATAGCGGCTCCCAGACCTTCACCTCCACCGCCGGCACGGACGATACCCGCAGCGTAACCTTGAACTGGGTCGGCCCCACCACCGGCACCGGCAAGCTCACGGTCACCATCGGCAAGGTCGGAAAGGTCACCATCAATGGCGGCCTCCCCGGAACCGTCATCCCTTAATCCCCGATTCCTCCCT
This region of Fibrobacterota bacterium genomic DNA includes:
- a CDS encoding UbiA family prenyltransferase, with protein sequence MKRAFFSLVRIPTVFSSMSNAYAGWWIGGGRGLEWPLWAGVASAALFIMAGMALNDVADKDVDARERPNRPIPSGAISLRAAWTLSLGMMALGLAILAVAHPLSALFGLALCAAIFAYNFWLKGGPFGPAAMGLCRALNLFTGMSLAWSAFPAVWPGSVVLSLISLWAYIALVTYLARDEVGGNSRRRATLFLGGQGSWFAAWAAAGILWYRAERPLALAWLALAILLRDPLRDLAKDPSPKHTGKAVGMLLRCVPLVDVVALFANQVPWQYAAAGALWILPAYAVGKWFYST
- a CDS encoding GNAT family N-acetyltransferase; translation: MGIDFPGGCIRPWLPSDVSALARLADNRAIWRNLRDAFPHPYAKKDARAWIRAVTRQLPCQHFAIVAEGGALAGGIGIIPGSDVHVGTAEIGYWLGEPFWGRGIMTAALAAFTGYAFREFRLRRLSAYVLEWNGASMRVLEKCGYVAEGSLRKSALKDGVVADEILYARVL